In Paenibacillus algicola, a genomic segment contains:
- a CDS encoding amidohydrolase family protein, with translation MMKLIDTHVHLGVSKFSGVATTETDIIDAMKKYNVETSLVMPQPTLEDIEEVHRRIARFSAAYPGKIYGMAAIDPWLDEERFDSQAQECFEQHHFVAIKLHPMGHNISPLSPRCDQIYAAARKYKVPVIVHTGIGNPFSLPSLMIEPARRFPDVPIILAHAGFAVYTDEAVVAAKACENIYLEPSWCPTYTIKKMVDHIGAERMMLGSDHISNLPIEILKLQTIGITEQQMEQILYSTPKQLFHIS, from the coding sequence ATGATGAAGTTGATTGATACTCACGTTCATCTAGGAGTATCCAAGTTCTCGGGAGTGGCAACGACCGAAACCGATATTATTGACGCCATGAAGAAGTACAACGTAGAAACCAGCCTGGTCATGCCGCAGCCTACGCTGGAAGACATTGAGGAAGTACACCGAAGAATAGCCCGCTTCTCTGCGGCGTATCCCGGAAAAATATACGGCATGGCTGCGATTGATCCATGGCTGGATGAGGAGCGTTTTGATTCCCAGGCACAGGAATGCTTCGAGCAGCATCATTTTGTTGCGATCAAGCTGCACCCGATGGGCCATAATATTTCTCCGTTATCCCCGCGGTGTGATCAAATCTATGCGGCGGCTCGCAAATATAAAGTGCCTGTTATTGTGCACACAGGGATCGGGAATCCATTTTCACTTCCCTCATTAATGATCGAGCCTGCCCGCAGATTCCCGGATGTTCCGATCATTCTCGCGCATGCCGGCTTTGCAGTTTACACCGATGAGGCCGTCGTGGCCGCAAAAGCTTGTGAGAACATCTATCTTGAACCCTCCTGGTGTCCAACGTATACGATCAAGAAGATGGTAGATCACATTGGTGCAGAACGAATGATGCTGGGGTCCGATCATATTTCCAACCTGCCGATCGAGATCTTGAAGCTGCAGACCATCGGAATTACCGAGCAGCAAATGGAACAAATCTTGTATTCCACACCGAAACAGCTCTTTCACATTTCATAA
- a CDS encoding GntR family transcriptional regulator codes for MQLQSYDTLDHTVYTQLKEMIINKKLQPGELIVQNQLSQCLGVSRTPLRKALAQLEKEGLLAGTPKGWYIKEFTNEDMISVFRIRALMEGLACRLAAPKMEYADIVYLKTLFEEGYRQVRDRKAQAYYQADVRFHKFITDATQDAMLIQTIENNKIIMTSQVQGLYRDPEETIVEHMDILDALAKKDGEAAENLMRKHIEKAIPLLESGEFSIYK; via the coding sequence ATGCAGCTTCAGTCTTATGACACGCTGGATCACACTGTCTACACTCAGCTTAAAGAGATGATTATAAACAAGAAGCTTCAGCCTGGTGAACTGATTGTACAGAATCAGCTGTCCCAATGTCTTGGTGTCAGTCGTACCCCACTTCGCAAGGCGCTTGCTCAGCTGGAGAAAGAAGGGCTGCTGGCAGGCACCCCCAAAGGCTGGTACATTAAAGAGTTTACCAATGAAGATATGATCTCCGTGTTTCGAATTCGTGCGCTCATGGAGGGACTGGCGTGCAGGCTGGCTGCACCCAAGATGGAGTATGCAGATATTGTGTACCTGAAGACCTTATTTGAAGAAGGCTATCGTCAGGTAAGAGACCGGAAAGCACAAGCCTATTATCAGGCAGATGTTAGATTTCATAAATTCATTACAGACGCGACCCAGGATGCGATGCTGATTCAGACCATCGAGAACAATAAGATCATTATGACGAGTCAGGTTCAGGGACTATACAGAGATCCTGAGGAGACGATTGTGGAGCACATGGATATATTAGACGCCTTGGCGAAGAAGGATGGAGAAGCTGCAGAGAACCTTATGCGCAAGCATATTGAGAAGGCCATCCCGTTATTGGAGAGCGGGGAATTTTCGATTTATAAATAG
- a CDS encoding isocitrate/isopropylmalate dehydrogenase family protein, which translates to MSTYHIAVLPGDGIGPEVTESAIRVLKQVEKLYDFSLELESFDAGAERFLKTGVTMPEDTFKHCKEADAILMGAIGLPEARHPDGREVNGDVIFRLRFDLDLYAGVRPCRLYEGVTSPLRDVSKGLDYVIVRENVEGLYASRTGGCNVRNEVATDTIIMTRTGISKISEFAFKLAQKRNGRPLDGTSMVTCVDKANVLSSYAYFRSVFNDIADRYPDISRDYAYVDAMTLYQVLSPHMFDVVVAENMFADIISDLSSATIGGLGMAPSGDIGDHHAMFQPSHGTAPGIAGKNIANPVATILSGAMMLEWLSERHNDPVLAKAAGHIEQAVEAVLSKGLSKTADIGGKSGTEEVGNAVVNALML; encoded by the coding sequence ATGTCAACTTACCATATCGCAGTACTCCCCGGAGACGGGATCGGTCCAGAGGTGACCGAGTCTGCAATTCGCGTGCTGAAGCAGGTGGAGAAGCTGTATGATTTCTCGCTTGAGCTTGAATCATTTGATGCAGGTGCCGAGCGCTTTCTGAAGACAGGCGTAACGATGCCGGAGGATACCTTCAAGCATTGCAAAGAAGCAGATGCCATTCTTATGGGAGCCATCGGGCTGCCGGAAGCGCGGCATCCAGACGGAAGAGAAGTGAATGGGGATGTCATTTTTCGGCTTCGCTTTGACCTTGATTTATACGCAGGTGTAAGGCCGTGCCGTCTGTATGAAGGAGTCACAAGTCCGCTGAGAGATGTATCCAAGGGGCTTGATTACGTCATTGTCAGAGAGAATGTTGAAGGACTGTACGCCTCCAGGACTGGGGGATGCAATGTTCGCAACGAGGTGGCCACGGACACCATCATTATGACAAGAACCGGAATCTCCAAAATTTCCGAGTTTGCCTTTAAGCTCGCCCAGAAAAGAAACGGCAGACCTCTTGATGGAACTTCAATGGTTACCTGTGTAGATAAAGCGAATGTATTGAGCTCTTACGCCTATTTCCGCAGCGTCTTTAATGATATAGCCGATCGGTATCCGGATATTTCACGAGATTATGCTTACGTGGATGCCATGACTTTATATCAGGTGCTCAGTCCTCATATGTTTGATGTGGTTGTCGCCGAGAATATGTTCGCTGATATCATTTCAGATCTCTCATCCGCTACGATTGGAGGGCTGGGCATGGCTCCCTCCGGTGACATCGGAGATCATCATGCGATGTTTCAGCCTTCTCATGGAACGGCTCCGGGCATTGCAGGCAAAAATATAGCAAACCCTGTGGCGACCATACTATCGGGTGCCATGATGCTGGAATGGTTAAGTGAACGTCATAACGACCCCGTGCTTGCCAAAGCGGCCGGGCATATTGAGCAGGCTGTGGAAGCTGTGCTGAGCAAAGGATTGTCCAAGACGGCCGACATTGGAGGCAAGTCCGGGACAGAGGAAGTGGGTAATGCAGTGGTTAACGCTCTTATGCTATAG
- a CDS encoding TIM barrel protein produces MKWGSLEDTFDFSCIHCTLHPLFLEGKGPILEYAELILHDDFFNRIEVTHIADPLVRREFAHRARICRVSRSYLMQPVIFGKRLNPHSHLLEERRRSLHEMNLCLEEAAEIEADMVLFCSGPNDSEDEELVSQAYVDLIGVLSERASVLGLELLLEPFDDKVDKKRWMGSNERLMLLLEKTKDISNFSIVAELSHFPLLQETVTGVMTAMGHHPGHVHIGNCVLTQSDARYGDSHPYFGYPQGCNDVPEIADLLCSLAKAGYLGGDTAGSLGIEIIPRQDEQVKDILMNAKRTVRAAWRQAKQQLHMEGAV; encoded by the coding sequence TTGAAATGGGGCAGCCTGGAAGACACTTTTGATTTTAGTTGTATACACTGTACACTACATCCGTTATTTTTAGAGGGTAAAGGTCCGATTCTAGAGTATGCCGAGCTGATTTTGCATGACGATTTCTTCAATCGTATAGAGGTGACTCACATCGCAGACCCATTGGTTCGCCGGGAGTTTGCGCATAGAGCACGGATTTGCAGGGTCAGCCGCTCCTATCTGATGCAGCCCGTTATTTTCGGTAAGCGTCTAAATCCGCACAGTCATCTTCTGGAAGAGAGAAGGCGGTCGCTGCACGAAATGAATCTTTGTCTGGAAGAAGCAGCCGAAATTGAAGCAGACATGGTGCTTTTTTGCAGCGGGCCCAATGATTCCGAAGACGAGGAGCTTGTGAGTCAAGCGTATGTTGACTTGATTGGAGTCCTGTCGGAGCGGGCGAGCGTACTGGGTTTAGAGCTTTTGCTTGAACCGTTTGATGACAAGGTAGACAAGAAAAGATGGATGGGATCGAATGAAAGACTGATGCTGCTTCTGGAGAAGACTAAAGACATCTCTAACTTTTCAATCGTCGCTGAGCTTAGTCACTTCCCGCTGTTACAAGAAACCGTTACTGGCGTAATGACAGCGATGGGCCATCATCCGGGACATGTGCATATTGGTAATTGTGTTCTTACCCAGAGCGATGCTCGTTACGGTGATTCTCATCCCTATTTCGGATATCCGCAGGGCTGCAATGATGTGCCTGAGATCGCAGACCTCTTATGCAGTCTGGCAAAGGCCGGGTACCTTGGAGGCGACACAGCAGGGAGCCTCGGAATTGAAATCATTCCGCGCCAGGATGAACAGGTAAAGGATATATTAATGAATGCGAAGCGTACCGTTCGAGCAGCA
- a CDS encoding carbohydrate ABC transporter permease, with protein sequence MHIESKAYQMFKWFNHGFLLLLSILCILPLIHLLAISFSGAAAADANLIMLLPVDFTLEPWIKMINNPRFGYALYYGFERTVLGTVITMIVLAMAAYPLSKDAREFKGRTFYMYFFVGMMLLQAGLIPQYILISKLGLMNTVWALILTGIINVFHLILLINFFRTGIPKDLEEAAFIDGAGHFRAMWSIYLPISKPAIATIALFTMVSQWNSWFDGLIYITDMNKFPLSTYLQTMIVNPQLDMIQDVEALEELSDRTAKAAQIFISMLPIILVYPFLQKYFVKGIVLGSVKE encoded by the coding sequence GTAAAGCTTATCAGATGTTTAAGTGGTTCAATCATGGATTCCTGCTTCTCTTGTCAATCCTCTGCATTCTCCCTTTAATTCATTTGCTTGCAATCTCATTTAGTGGTGCGGCGGCAGCAGATGCCAATCTCATCATGCTGCTTCCGGTAGATTTCACACTGGAGCCATGGATTAAAATGATCAATAATCCCCGATTTGGGTATGCGCTTTATTACGGATTCGAGCGAACTGTTTTGGGGACAGTCATTACGATGATTGTGCTGGCCATGGCGGCGTATCCCTTGTCCAAGGATGCCAGGGAATTTAAAGGCAGAACCTTCTACATGTACTTTTTTGTAGGGATGATGCTGCTGCAGGCTGGATTAATTCCGCAGTATATTCTGATCAGTAAGCTTGGTTTGATGAACACAGTCTGGGCGTTGATCCTTACGGGCATTATCAATGTGTTTCACTTGATTCTGCTGATTAACTTTTTTCGGACGGGAATCCCTAAAGACCTGGAGGAAGCTGCGTTCATAGACGGTGCAGGACATTTCAGAGCCATGTGGAGTATCTATCTGCCTATCTCTAAGCCCGCGATTGCAACGATTGCATTATTCACCATGGTGTCCCAATGGAACTCCTGGTTTGATGGACTAATTTACATTACGGATATGAATAAATTTCCTTTATCCACTTACCTGCAGACGATGATTGTGAACCCGCAGCTGGATATGATTCAGGATGTTGAGGCTCTTGAAGAGCTGTCAGACCGCACCGCAAAAGCGGCTCAAATCTTTATTTCCATGCTGCCTATTATTTTGGTATATCCTTTTCTTCAAAAATATTTTGTGAAGGGGATCGTGCTTGGTTCTGTGAAGGAGTAG